From Impatiens glandulifera chromosome 7, dImpGla2.1, whole genome shotgun sequence:
TTCTCTATATTTTAGGAAGGTATATTTATAATGGACAAGTCAATCAAACgctaatatttgatttatttggtATTTTGGTAGCTCGTTCTTCTGGGTAGAAATTGGCTTTATGTGGTTTTGGATTAAGCTCCTAGCCAATTCCAATTAATTCCCTATATTCTTGGGTTCATGTGACTTCTTTTCGTGTTCGATTTGGTGCTTCCAATCGGAAGAtggaattaaaaataaaaaatattggtgTCCTATCGATTTTGTTCTTTTTATAAgaattgatagaaaaaaaaacataataggTTGGTTTAATCacattgatttaatttttgagtttttaaagaTGGTGACATATTTACCTTTCaccaaatattattattcttatttaaattaatattatttgtcaaATATTGATAGGAAACATTTTGTATTGTAAAGTTTGTTTTAACTatgtaaaaaaaacttatatttgaataataaattgtttaataaGTGATATagacttttttatataatttaaaattataatatatgattcATTATAAAAATGAGTTGCCTCTAACTGAATTATgataataaaagatttaatttttgaaggttgtatatatttttagattgtAAGGAAAAGTtgatattgaaataaatttatttattttaagttaacaAAAATCCAaccatattttatatattttaaatattgctTTAGGATAAGTATAGGGTTAATATTGACTCaacaacaaattattaatatattataatatttggaGACAATAATGTCTCACCTACAAATTAATATAAGGAATAGATGGGTTTATAATTTCTCTCTCAAACCTCTAAATGTTTCTCTCAAACCCTAGTTTTATCTTCCGCCGTCATCATAAGTTTGTTTTTCGATTAAGTCATTTTCTCTCAATCTCCTTCAATAGTTCGATCTCTCAAATCTATCGAGAACCAATTGCTACAAGAATCATCTTATCTGACGGATTCGAAGTACATCAAGATTCAGGTGACATGATTATCTTTACAACCAGCGGACTGATATCTGATCAGAAAATGAAAGGCGAGAAGAATTCAATTCAAAGAAGTTTATATCTATGATGCTTTATATAAAATCACTGGTATTTGGTAGATTTGGTTGAGCTCAAATCCTTTTCAAACCaaacttgaaaatcaaattccCAGACTAAATCTTCACTTTCTGCTCCCATTTCATATTTCTTGGTTGCCTCGTTGCATCCTTTGATCTTCTGCCAATTTCTTCTTTGCATCTTTATAACTCCAAAATATAGcaacattaattaatgttttgagTAGTGATGTCAATGAACGGAGAAGTGTTGTTCCAGGGAACGAATTGATTGGTTCCAAGCACAAGAGATGTAGGAGGAGATAGATTAGAAACAATTTTTCTAGTTGTACtgaataatgtaattttaatgcTTTTGCTTCGTAGTGATTGATGTTGAGTTAAAATTTGttcttaatacatttttaatgatttgaatgTATGTTAAATATTTGATGTAATGTTTGAgaacttaatttatttgtttgaatagATTAGAAATTCAAATTCTCCAAATTCTAAATTGGTGTAAATAAGAACATTTCTTGTTTAGaataatatacaattaaataataaaaaatgcaGTAACAAAACATATATGATATCATTGATGATACACAATTtagattatttatgttatttaaaaaaacaattttgttCCTAAGGTCATGTTTATTAGTATCCATTTTGAAGGTAATGTTTAAATTATCTAATTTCATTCTATTATACTAGAAAACTAGCAAAAGAATGTTCATCTTAGGTGTACCACTAATTATGGCCTCAATAAAGATTATTTCATTTCTTGACATTATTACATAATAAGATATACTTTCTTATGCTACTAGAAAATTAAGAGATTCCTAAGGCAAGAAAAACACCGTATAATTATCTACTTGAAAcgcttataaatttattttaaattgtacatgtcactctattgtatttaataatttctctatcttactttttttttattatttaaataaattatttaatattttttctatctttaactttattataaaattattataaatattcacttaatatgaaattaaaaagaaatattttttttaattttcaacttaaaatataaattattaatatttataataaataaaattcaaattactattctttaacatttatttataaaatattatataaaagagaaagttataatattatgtattgaatttttaaaatatatcttataagaaaattaaataaaaaaataaaaagaatgagacttttaaggaaaaataagaatgataaatttaaatagaaaaacaataatttaataaattataagtatatatatatatataacttttattttatatatatttatatttataatttaatatatattttaagacgtacatttatatattttattaatttgatttatttattctctttattattattcatattaaaaatacataaataaattaattaactaataactgaaaaaaattaatcatattcatatttaacttcttattctttttatatatatatatatatatatttattaatttttccagttattattttaaatatatataaattaattaattaatttaaatatataattataaattaaaagagaagaaaagaaaaaaatatatatatatataaaggaagagaagaaagagaaattattaatgaaaagaaaagagataaataattattttgaattaagctTACTCATCAATCTTAATCATCTTCACAAGTCATTCATTCGATATACtttctatatattttcttttgttacaTAATTTTTCAGTTTCAAGTGAATGTGCAGAGAAATAATGTGGAAGGCTGATTAGGCGATTATGCATGATGACTTAACAtttcaaatgtttatttatttttctccggtttattaataatttatctcacttctttttatttatagaagaaatgtaaaaataattcagTATTTAGTTATGAATTTGTTAAAGACTTGATTATGATGTTGTTAGATAGTTAAGCTAAGTTGTTATAACCATTTATTAGTTATAATCATATTTGTATTATGTagtattaattataaagttttaGGTATAATTTGTACATATAATTAGTTAAGATACTTATTTAGAATAGGTGAGAGTTTTTTTGTACCTATATTAGACTTTGTGATActattaatatgaataaaatatcacaaatccCTTTACGGGGTTTTCTCTCaattttgtgttcttcatttctctcAAGATTCTCTCTACAAATCATTCATATCTCTTCTTTGATTCAACGATTATCGTTGAATCgcacatggtatcagagcaaaaATCGTTCTAACGCTGAAAATTATCGGAGAAGCAAACACCAAAATGGTGAATATCGTTGAAGAATCAAGTAACCCTAGCCATACATCTACAAGGCATATCTCTCACTCCTCTCCTCAATCGAATCTTCCAGTGAAAAGGAAGTATAACAACGATCCTCTTGTGATTCATCCGGCGGATCATCCAGGACTTACACTTACGACGGCAGTTCTTACTAGAGAAACTTACTATGGGTGGTGCCATAGCGTCCAACTCGCATTATCTGCAAAAATCAAGATCGGCTTCATTGATGGATCTTTTCCGAGGCCAGTGGATCCTGAAGACGGAAGACAGTGGGGAATCGTTGACTCCATGGTCAGAGCATGGATGATGAATACGATCGATGTAAAGCTTCAAAGAAGGTTTCAGTCGACCAAGACCAGTCGTGATCTGTGGTTGGAAGTGAAATCAAGATATGAAGGGAACAACGGTCCGAGGAGATACTATTTGCAGAAAGACACCGTCATCCTACAACAAGGAGGAAATGATCTTGAAGAATATTATTCTAAGGTAAGTCTTCTTTGGGATGAAATGATGAGTTTAAAGCCACTTAGGAGATGTAGATGTAGAGGAACTAAGACAGATTGTGATGGATGCTTTCTTGAACAAGAGATGTTACAAGATGATGAGGAAAATAAATTGTTACAATTTCTAATGGGACTTAATGAACAGTATGAATACGTTAAGGATCAAATTTTGATGCAAGAACCATGGCCTGCTGTGTATAAGGCATTCACTATGTTACAGAATGTTGAAAAGAAGAACTACCTGAGGAATGTTAATCAAGATAGTTCTATGTATGCAAGGGAGGGAAATGATAGGAAGAACAACagttcagacaagtctaagtcTAGGAATGTGGTGTGTCTTCATTGTGGAGGAAAAGGTCAGCTCAAGGAAAGTTGTTTCAAGATAGTTGGATACCCTGACTGGTGGAAACAACCAAAGGAAAGATAAAACGATAACTACAAAAGGAAAGGATCAGTCAACATGGCTAATAATGTCTCCAATCAAGATGAATATGCAGACGCAACGCTTGAGGAGTATAGGATGTACAAGGAGTTTTTGAAGAGCATGAGGGATGTAAAAGGAAAAAGCACATGTGGAGCATCTTCAAGTGGCACAACTGCAGGTAAGTGTTCTAAACCAATCTCTTGTTCTTTcacattttttgaatttaacatgAGTAGTAACAATTCTAAAAAAAGTAGAAATGACTGGTTATTAGACTCAGGAGCTTCATGTCATGTATgcaataataagaaattaatgaAAGACATTAAGAAGTTAGAAATCCCTAGACTAATGTACCTTGCAGATGGATCATACAAATCCATAATTGAAATAGGATCAGTTGTAATTTCTGATAGATTGATACTTAATGAGGTTCTTTATGCtccatatttcaaatttaatctaatttcaACTGCTAGACTTATTGATGATAACAAAGCAAAttgtattttttcaaaaacaatgtGTTTTTTGCAGGACCATAAGCTTTCATCAATTGTTGAAATTGGAAAGAGGATAGGGAATCTGTACTTCGTTTCTGATGATAGAACTACCAATAatgtttctgatttttttcttttagattcTGAAAACAATGTTTCTGGTAATAACAATTTTAGTCAGAATGTAAACATTTCAATTGTTGATTCTGAAATTCTTCATAAAAGATTTGGACGTCCTTCAGATAAAGTCATTAAGAAAGTTTACCAAAATTCTTTTCATAGAGATAAACATTTTTATACATGTCCATTGTCTAAATCAGATAGATTACCTTTCATGAATAGCACAACtaaaactaacaaaatatttgagCTTATTCATGTGGATTTGTGGGGTCCTTATAGAGAAGAATctgttttaaattattcatatatgctaactattgttgatgatttctCTAGATGTACATAGATTTACTTTATTCTTAATAaaacttttgtttttgaaaaactttaagtttttttgtttttgtcaaaAATCAGGATGATACTACAATTAAGATAATTAGAACAGATAATGGGACTGAATTCATAAACAATAGATGTTCTAATTTGTTTACATTTCTAGGAATAATTCATCAAACAACTTGTGCATatactccacaacaaaatggggtTGTGAAAAGAAAACATAGACATCTAATTCAAGTAGCTAGgtcaaatattatgtttgattcaCACATGCCTTCTAAATTTTGGCCATATTCATTACTTACTGCTACATATTTGATTAACCGAATGCCTATGAAAATGCTTGATTGGAAAACTCCATTTTTTATGCTTAATAAAACTAATCCAGATTATAATTCCTTGAGAATTTTTGgatgtttatgttatgttacaaatataattccacaaaaatcaaaatttgcaCATAGAGGAAAGAAATGTGTATTCATTAGATATCCTATGAATCAGAAATGATACAATGTGTATGAATTAGAAACTGGAATTATATCTGTTTCTAGGGATGTGATTTTTCAAGAGGATATATTTCCATTTATGTCTAATGAAAATTCATTAGATTATTCTAAAGTTAAATTAGTAAATGTTCCATCTTTTTTACATGATGAACTTGAAGATATAAGCATAGAAGAATATGAAAGTGATGTTATGCCTGAATCTTTTGTTGAAACTCATCCTGAATCTTCTGCTGAAACTCAACATGAAATTTCTGTTGAAACTCAAGTTGAGAATATTTTACCTGAAATTTTAGTTGATAATCAAAATGAAAACTCTCTACGTACCACATTTGAATATTGAAGAAAACTTTGTAAGAAGAAGCTCTAGAATTTCACATACACCATCTTGGATGAAAGATTTCATAAATCAAACTGATATTAGTAAGAAAATTTTCACTCCTTTAACTTTTCCTTTTTCAACTGTTTGTAATGATTCTATATATACAGATTTCTTATGAAACATTGATCAAACACATGATCCAACTTCATATAAACAAACTGTTTTAAATTCAGATTGGGTTGAAGCAATGAATCTTGAACTAAAAgctttaaataaaaacaatacttGGACATTTACACAATTACCGAAAGGTAAAAAGGCCATTGGATGTCGAtggaatttcaaaacaaaattgcATGCAGATGATAGTATAGATAAATGTAAAGCACATCTGGTAGCAAAAGGTTACAATCAAATTGATGGAATTGATTTTCATCAAAGTTTTGCACCAGTTGCGAAAAATGTAACTATTCGGTTATTGCTTTCATTAACAGCCGCAAATAAATGGCATTTACATCAGATTGATGTAAATAATGCATTTTTTCATGGTTCTCTTGATGAAGACATGTACATGACTATACCAGAAGGTTTAAAATCTGAATTTCCAAATCAAGTATGCAAACTCAATAAGAGTTTATATGTACTAAAACAGTCCTCAAGACAATGGCATTTTGAAATCTCTAAATGGCtttcaaatattgtttttttacaaTCTCGAAATGATCACTgtctatttattaaaaagataggagatcaaattacttgtttactactttatgttgatgatattttgtTGGCTGGTAATTCATTGCAGGACATTGAAAACATTAAATCTATAATTGATTCTAAATATTCCATTAAGGATCTTGGCAATGCTAAGTTTTTCTTAGGattagaaattattaataaagaagaaGGTATATATGTGAATCAAAAGAAATATGTCCTTGATATTGTGTCTGATTTAGGATTAATTGTTTCAAAGTCATCTGCAATTCCTATGATAAAAGGAGTGAAGTTGATTAGTGATcctataaatgataatttatgtGATGTAAACCAGTATAGAAGACTGGTTGGTAGACTGCTTTATTTGAACTTCACAAAACCTGACATTGCATATTGTGTTCAACAATTAAGTCAGTTCgtaaataaactttttaaatctCATTTTAATGCTGCTATACAGGTGGTTAAATATTTGAAAGGAACTCCTTCTTTGGGAGTATTTTATTCTTCAAAAAATAATCCTAAGTTGTCTGCTTTCTGTGATAGTGATTGGGGATCTTGTTTGGATTCAAGGAAGTCATTAACAGGTTATTGTATATACCTCGGAAATTCGTTAATTGCTTGGAAAACGAAGAAACAACAAAATGTTTCTCGTTCTTCTACTGAAGTTGAATACCGTAGCATGGCTTCAACAGTGTGTGAATTACAGTGTATAACATACTTGCTGTTAGATTTCAAAATCTAGATTGCCCTGCCAATTACACTTCATTGTGATAACAAAGCAGCAATTCACATTACCGAAAATTCAGTTTTTCATGAGCGAACAAATCACATTGATATTGATTGTCATGTGGTAAGAAATAAATACAAGTCTGGTTTTATTTCACTAACACGTGTATCATCTAGTATGCAGATTGCAGATATttttaccaagtcatttgaaACGAATCATTTTTTGGATCTTCGACACAAGGTACAACTACAAGATTTTCATCTTGAGGGGGGAGTGTagaagaaatttaaaaataattcaatatttagtTATGAATTTGTTAAAGACTTGGTTATGATGTTGTTAGATAGTTAAGCTAAGTTGTTATAACCATTTATTAGTTATAACCATATTTGTATTATGTagtattaattataaagttttaGGTATAATTTGTACATATAATTAGTTAAGATACTTATTTAGAATAGGTGGGAGTTTCTTGTACCTATATTGGACTTTGTGATActattaatatgaataaaatatcacaaatccCTTTACgggttgtgttcttcatttctctcAAGATTCTCTCTACAAATCATTCATATCTCTTCTTTGATTCAACAATTATCGTTGAATCGcacattatttatcatttattttttatctcttcaattttcattaataatttacttattttattaatttgtaaatatatgtttatatattttattatttaacttatttataaattttaaaataataataaaaacaataataaattaaataacaaaatatatattttcaaatatatattatatttaataaatatatattatatttgataaatatatatttaagagaataaaaaacttaaatataaatattcttcattttttaactaattatttatatatatatatatatatatatatatatatatatatatattgtgttaataatttatttattaatttttaaaatgagttataatgaaaattaaaaaatcgtatatactaatattcaaaataaatataactcaaattatgatatattaatatttaattgtaaataaaaaaataataataaaaaaaattataataaggtTAACCCAATATAATAATgagaagaatgtcaattttatttataaagttgtcacatttgtttattaatttgtaaaattttaattatgtatacaaacttatcaaaaaaatgtcaaatttattgaacttaacaaaaaaaaaatagttaacgGTGTTAAAATTCCTTACAATTGTTCCTGCCATGTCATATCCACCtcatttatataaacatattaactttataatcaaatcattcttttcaaatgaaatatttataatcaaatcattcttttcaaatgaaatatctttaaataaaaataatatctccGTAATTCTTCTTCTCATCTTTCCCTCACTCACCAAACTGGTTCACCCCTTTTCCATTTCATTCAATCTATCttcataaaatccttttaatatttttaatattgatctAAAGCCTCTCCCATTTCATTTAACAGTGCTCGTTTCAACATTTTCTCATCACGTATGCAAATCTCGATAGCGGAGGAAGCgatgaaattggaattggacgTATCTTCGATTCTACGAAAACTGAAGAGGAAAGTGATGAACGATAGATTGAAAGAAGTGGTGTACCGTCTTGGGAAGTTAGGGTTGTGAGAAAGAGTAGAAAGAGAGAGTATTGATGCTATTAATATTGGAAAGATCCATTTTCCTACCATCATTTGTGGATGTTTGAGATGAAGATAATAGATTTTCAATCTCTTCATTAATGGATGTTTGAAGAATGAAAATGGGTTGAGTGAGAATGAACTAACTGAATGAATCAATTTGTattatttctttgtttttcaGTCCAgcaatcttttttttctttaatccGAACCAgagagttttctctctctacgtAGATGGAGTGTAGGTAACAGGTGAGGTAAGAATTGTGAGAAAAATATTAGAAGAATATTTGTTAAATGAAATAGGAAAGATTAAAAGGATCTTTATTATGCATATAGATTGACTAAAATGGAACTGGGATGAAACGGGAGGGCGAAGATAGAAGAAGAATTACagagatattatttatttttatttaaagatataagttcttttgaaaaaaatgatttgattataaagttaatatatttatttaaataacgtGGATATGACATGGCAGGAACAACTTTAAGGAATTTTAACTCCGTTaactatttttcattaaatttgacacattttgacaagtttgtatacataaataaaattttacaaattaataaacaaatttaacacattcatccaactttataaataaaattgacattcttctcatataataatatgataaaggaggagttaattaattaagtttataatataattcacaagaaaaaaaaacaactacTAAAGAgcttaagtaaaaaaaaatatataattttaaaaattatatatttattttatttattttccctacaataactcattttaaaaacaaataaatatataaattatatatagagaagagaaatcattaatttaaaaaaaattaaaaatttttatatttaattttttagtatcttaatttatttaatataatatatattttttatttgatttgttattgtccctattattattattctaaatttcttataaataaataagttaaataataaaatatataaatatatatttacaaattaactataaaaataaaaaaagagataaaaaaaataaattattaataaagagaagagagagaaattattaagattaagtggctgatatcttcaccaaaagtgatcttgtTTTTCATCGATTtgcttaatatattaattatgttcaatatattaactaattcctatattttttaatattagttatcttttctattactattataaataaataaaatattgtaaaattacttaatcaattaatattatttaatctctcttaaaaaaaatttaagaactcaattaaataatttttgtttaaataaaaagagaagaaaaattcaagaaaataCTTTTATCATTAAAATGAATTGTGCATAATCTTAAAAAGTGATTGAAGGGAAATTATTAAGAGAATTAGATTTTAGAAGGTTTGCCACAACATTGACCAATTTATTACcattttattttgtgaaaataaaacaaaatttagcATATTTTTGCTCATTGCTTGAAATGTTGGCCTTTGTTCTTCAAATCTCGCATGGGTATCCTTAATTTCACTTTAGATGAcgagtttatttaattattaatgatatataagttttaaagtgaaaaagaaaagagagagtTGTTGATTAGTGCATGTTCTTTTCATTgggataaaaagaaaaagataaaaaaaaataaaggaaaatagAAAAGATAAGAAAATGATATTAGAGAAAGacttaaccttttttttaataatttttttttaacaatttttttaatataggagAATTAGCCTTACATTGACAGCCACCTTCATTTAAAGTGTTTTcaattgaaattgatattttaaatattttgattttttctaacaattattatagtttgaattttctaaattaacttaacttaattttgtttattttttattttttatttttttattactattataatttattatcaaacaagtttttaattttattatttataattttataaaaattaaaaaaaataaatttaattataaacaaataaatataatataattattagtgaATACGTGAAATTCGTCATTTCTAGTCAGTTATGACTTAAAGTGACACcagaattatttaatatatatatatatatatatatatatatatatatatatatatatatatatatatatatatatatatatatatatatatatatatatatatatataacaattctaAAAGAATTATGATAGTCATAATTCTGACAAATGAATAAGTACGGGAAGAATGTGCAAGCAcctgataaaataaaaagtacacCGTCAGATGATAAATCTGATTCCAATTTTAAATTTGCACTAAAATATGGAAATATTCCAACAATGTTCAATAATTTTTTGCATGTGCTTCcgaatattaatttagtttgtttaatCTATGCAATAAAATgtgtttattttgataattttaattaaatttagtagtaataatgtaaaaaaatcaaatgtaaaagaaaaaatgataggcaaccaaaatataacaaaattaagttCACGAACCTGTCTTATtacatgaaaaataatataaaaaaaatcattttt
This genomic window contains:
- the LOC124909672 gene encoding uncharacterized protein LOC124909672 codes for the protein MVNIVEESSNPSHTSTRHISHSSPQSNLPVKRKYNNDPLVIHPADHPGLTLTTAVLTRETYYGWCHSVQLALSAKIKIGFIDGSFPRPVDPEDGRQWGIVDSMVRAWMMNTIDVKLQRRFQSTKTSRDLWLEVKSRYEGNNGPRRYYLQKDTVILQQGGNDLEEYYSKVSLLWDEMMSLKPLRRCRCRGTKTDCDGCFLEQEMLQDDEENKLLQFLMGLNEQYEYVKDQILMQEPWPAVYKAFTMLQNVEKKNYLRNVNQDSSMYAREGNDRKNNSSDKSKSRNVVCLHCGGKGQLKESCFKIVGYPDWWKQPKER